Proteins from a genomic interval of Streptococcus sp. D7B5:
- a CDS encoding shikimate dehydrogenase codes for MKLDGYTRLAAVVANPIKHSISPFIHNRAFEATAINGAYVAWEIEAGDLAETVANIRRYQMFGINLSMPYKEQVIPYLDELSDEARLIGAVNTVVNHNGTLIGYNTDGKGFFKSLPSFTISDKKMTILGAGGAAKSILAQAILDGASQISVFVRSVSMEKTRPYLDKLQNQTGFKVDLYALEDISELQEKIAKSDLLVNATSVGMDGQSSPVPESINLPEALLVADIIYQPFETPFLKWARSQGNPAINGLGMLLYQAAEAFQLWTGKEMPTDEIWQSLSEKYQ; via the coding sequence ATGAAGCTTGATGGCTATACGCGTTTAGCTGCAGTTGTTGCCAATCCCATTAAACACTCTATTTCACCCTTTATTCACAATAGGGCCTTTGAGGCGACAGCTATTAATGGTGCCTATGTAGCTTGGGAGATTGAAGCGGGTGATTTGGCAGAAACAGTCGCCAATATTCGCCGTTACCAGATGTTTGGCATCAACCTGTCTATGCCTTACAAGGAGCAAGTGATTCCTTATCTGGATGAGTTGAGTGATGAGGCTCGTTTGATTGGGGCGGTCAATACTGTTGTCAATCATAATGGCACTTTAATTGGATATAATACAGATGGCAAGGGATTCTTTAAGAGCTTGCCTTCTTTTACAATCTCGGATAAGAAAATGACCATTCTGGGAGCAGGTGGTGCAGCCAAGTCCATTTTGGCTCAGGCTATTTTGGATGGCGCTAGTCAGATTTCAGTCTTTGTTCGTTCAGTTTCCATGGAAAAAACAAGACCTTACCTAGACAAGTTGCAGAACCAAACAGGATTTAAAGTGGACTTGTATGCTTTAGAAGATATTTCTGAGCTGCAAGAAAAGATTGCCAAGTCGGACCTGCTCGTCAATGCGACCAGTGTAGGGATGGATGGCCAGTCGTCGCCAGTTCCAGAAAGTATCAATTTGCCAGAGGCTCTCTTGGTCGCAGATATCATTTACCAACCCTTTGAGACGCCATTTTTGAAATGGGCTAGAAGTCAGGGCAATCCAGCAATCAATGGCCTTGGAATGTTGCTCTATCAAGCTGCTGAAGCTTTTCAACTGTGGACAGGTA
- the aroD gene encoding type I 3-dehydroquinate dehydratase, with translation MKLIVSVMPRSLEEAQELDATRYEDADIIEWRADFLTKDAILQVAPAIFEKFAGRELVFTLRTRAEGGEIELSSEEYVQIIKEVTQLYQPDYVDFEYFSYKDVFEEMLDFPNLVLSYHNFQETPENMMEILSELTSLSPKVVKVSVMAHTEQDVLDLMNYTRGFKTLNPEQEYVTISMGKMGKVSRITSDVTGSSWSFASLDEASAPGQISLSNMKKIREILDEA, from the coding sequence ATGAAATTAATCGTTTCAGTGATGCCAAGAAGTTTAGAAGAAGCGCAAGAACTGGATGCTACTAGGTATGAAGATGCCGATATCATTGAGTGGCGTGCGGACTTTCTTACAAAGGACGCTATTTTACAGGTAGCACCCGCTATCTTTGAGAAATTTGCAGGACGCGAACTTGTCTTTACCCTTCGGACTCGCGCTGAGGGAGGAGAAATCGAACTTTCCTCAGAAGAGTATGTTCAAATCATCAAGGAAGTTACTCAGCTCTATCAGCCGGATTATGTAGATTTTGAGTATTTCAGCTACAAGGATGTTTTTGAGGAAATGTTGGATTTTCCAAATCTTGTTTTGAGTTACCATAATTTCCAGGAGACACCTGAAAACATGATGGAAATTTTGTCTGAGTTGACCAGTCTCTCTCCGAAAGTGGTCAAGGTATCAGTTATGGCCCATACGGAGCAGGATGTTTTAGACCTGATGAACTACACTCGAGGATTTAAGACACTCAACCCTGAGCAAGAGTACGTGACCATTTCCATGGGGAAAATGGGCAAGGTATCACGTATTACTTCAGATGTGACGGGTTCAAGTTGGTCATTTGCTAGTCTGGATGAAGCGAGTGCCCCAGGTCAGATTTCGCTATCAAACATGAAGAAAATCAGGGAGATTTTGGATGAAGCTTGA
- a CDS encoding class I SAM-dependent rRNA methyltransferase: MNRIRVSRRVEKKLAKGLVLLEASDLTDIELTDQAVEVLSQDGKFLGSAYLSQQNKGIGWFISKEKVRFNQAFFEILFRKAKEARKPYYQDDLTTAFRLFNQEGDGFGGLTVDLYGDYAVFSWYNSFVYQIRELIVKAFKEVFPEVLGAYEKIRSKGLDYESAYVYGEEAPDYFTVLENGVLYQVFMNDGLMTGIFLDQHEVRGSLVDGLAMGKSLLNMFSYTAAFSVAAAMGGTSETTSVDLAKRSRELSEAHFQANGLSMDNHRFIVMDVFEYFKYAKRKGLTYDVIVLDPPSFARNKKQTFSVAKDYHKLISQSLEILNPGGIIIASTNAANVSRQKFTEQIDKGFAGRKYQILNQYGLPADFAYNKKDESSNYLKVISMKVSR, from the coding sequence ATGAATAGAATTAGGGTCAGCAGACGTGTTGAAAAAAAGCTAGCTAAGGGTCTAGTTCTTTTGGAAGCAAGTGATTTAACAGATATTGAACTGACGGATCAGGCAGTAGAAGTTCTTAGTCAAGACGGGAAGTTTTTAGGGAGCGCCTATCTTTCTCAACAGAATAAAGGAATCGGTTGGTTCATCAGCAAGGAAAAGGTTCGTTTCAATCAAGCCTTTTTTGAAATCCTGTTTCGTAAGGCCAAGGAAGCTAGAAAGCCTTATTATCAAGATGACTTGACCACTGCCTTTCGCCTTTTTAACCAAGAGGGGGATGGTTTTGGGGGTCTGACTGTTGATCTCTATGGAGATTATGCTGTTTTTTCTTGGTACAACTCCTTTGTTTACCAGATTCGTGAGCTGATTGTAAAGGCTTTTAAGGAAGTTTTTCCTGAGGTCTTGGGTGCTTATGAAAAGATTCGTTCTAAAGGTCTAGACTACGAGTCTGCCTATGTTTATGGTGAGGAAGCGCCAGATTACTTTACTGTTCTTGAGAATGGCGTGCTCTATCAAGTCTTTATGAATGATGGCTTGATGACCGGGATTTTCCTAGACCAGCATGAGGTTCGTGGGAGTCTGGTTGACGGTCTAGCCATGGGCAAATCCTTGCTCAATATGTTTTCCTATACGGCGGCCTTTTCAGTTGCTGCAGCTATGGGAGGTACGAGTGAGACAACTTCTGTCGACTTGGCCAAACGGTCTAGAGAGCTGTCAGAAGCTCATTTTCAGGCAAATGGACTCAGCATGGACAATCATCGTTTTATCGTCATGGATGTTTTTGAGTACTTCAAGTATGCCAAGCGAAAAGGCTTGACCTATGATGTGATTGTGCTTGATCCGCCGAGCTTTGCCCGCAATAAAAAACAAACATTCTCTGTAGCTAAGGACTATCACAAGTTGATTTCCCAGAGTCTAGAGATTTTAAATCCGGGAGGCATTATCATTGCCAGTACCAATGCTGCCAATGTTTCCCGCCAGAAATTTACAGAACAAATTGATAAAGGTTTTGCAGGAAGAAAATATCAAATTTTAAACCAATATGGTCTTCCAGCAGACTTTGCCTATAATAAAAAAGATGAAAGCAGTAATTACCTCAAGGTGATTAGTATGAAGGTTAGTAGATGA
- a CDS encoding alpha-amylase has product MQNQTLMQYFEWYLPHDGQHWTRLTNDAEHLANLGISHVWMPPAFKATNEKDVGYGVYDLFDLGEFHQKGTVRTKYGFKEDYLQAIQALKAQGIQPMADVVLNHKAAADHMEAFQVIEVDPEDRTVQLSEPFTINGWTHFTFDGRQDTYNDFHWHWYHFTGTDYDAKRRKSGIYLIQGDNKGWANEELVDNENGNYDYLMYADLDFKHPEVIQNIYDWADWFMETTGVAGFRLDAVKHIDSFFMGNFIRDMKEKYGQDFYVFGEFWNPDKEANLDYLEKIEERFDLVDVRLHQNLFEASHAGASYDLRNIFTDSLVELKPDKAVTFVDNHDTQRGQALESTVEEWFKPAAYALILLRQDGLPCIFYGDYYGISGQFAQQDFREVLDRLLAIRKDLAYGEQTDYFDDINCIGWVRSGAEHQSPLAVLISNDQENSKSMFVGQEWADQTFVDLLENHPAQVTINAEGYGEFPVAAGSVSVWAVNTI; this is encoded by the coding sequence ATGCAAAATCAGACACTTATGCAATACTTTGAATGGTATCTGCCTCACGACGGCCAACACTGGACGCGACTGACAAATGACGCAGAGCACCTAGCAAACCTTGGCATCAGCCATGTCTGGATGCCACCTGCCTTCAAGGCAACCAACGAAAAAGATGTCGGCTATGGTGTTTACGATCTTTTTGACCTAGGTGAATTTCACCAAAAAGGGACTGTCCGTACCAAGTATGGGTTTAAAGAAGATTATCTTCAAGCCATTCAAGCCCTAAAGGCGCAGGGAATTCAACCTATGGCCGATGTGGTGCTCAATCACAAGGCTGCTGCCGATCATATGGAAGCCTTTCAGGTTATTGAAGTGGACCCTGAGGACCGTACCGTTCAATTAAGCGAGCCCTTTACTATCAATGGCTGGACTCACTTTACTTTCGATGGTCGCCAAGATACCTACAATGACTTCCACTGGCACTGGTACCACTTTACAGGTACAGACTACGATGCCAAACGCCGTAAGTCTGGTATTTACCTGATCCAAGGAGACAATAAAGGTTGGGCCAACGAGGAATTGGTCGATAACGAAAACGGTAACTACGACTACCTCATGTATGCCGACCTAGACTTTAAGCACCCTGAAGTCATCCAAAACATCTATGACTGGGCTGACTGGTTCATGGAAACGACTGGTGTAGCTGGTTTCCGTTTGGATGCCGTTAAGCACATCGACTCCTTCTTTATGGGCAATTTCATTCGTGATATGAAGGAAAAATACGGTCAAGATTTCTATGTTTTTGGGGAATTTTGGAACCCAGACAAGGAAGCCAATCTAGACTATCTCGAGAAAATAGAAGAACGTTTTGACCTTGTCGATGTTCGCCTCCACCAGAACCTCTTTGAAGCTAGCCATGCTGGAGCAAGTTACGACCTTCGTAACATTTTCACAGATAGCTTGGTTGAACTAAAACCCGATAAGGCTGTGACCTTTGTAGACAACCACGATACCCAACGAGGACAGGCCCTCGAATCGACTGTTGAAGAATGGTTTAAACCAGCAGCCTATGCCCTTATTCTATTACGTCAAGATGGGCTTCCATGTATCTTTTACGGAGATTATTATGGCATTTCAGGGCAATTTGCTCAACAAGATTTCAGAGAAGTTCTTGACCGTCTCCTAGCCATCCGAAAAGATTTGGCCTATGGAGAGCAAACAGACTACTTTGACGATATCAACTGCATCGGATGGGTTCGTTCAGGCGCTGAACATCAATCACCGCTTGCAGTCCTTATCTCAAACGACCAAGAAAACAGCAAGTCTATGTTTGTCGGGCAAGAATGGGCTGACCAAACCTTTGTTGACCTCCTTGAAAATCATCCAGCACAAGTCACTATCAATGCTGAAGGTTATGGAGAATTTCCAGTAGCAGCGGGTTCAGTCAGTGTCTGGGCAGTTAATACGATCTAA
- the alaS gene encoding alanine--tRNA ligase — protein MKQLSSAQVRQMWLDFWASKGHSVEPSVSLVPVNDPTLLWINSGVATLKKYFDGTIIPENPRITNAQKAIRTNDIENVGKTARHHTMFEMLGNFSIGDYFRDEAITWAYELLTSPEWFDFPAEKLYMTYYPDDKDSYNRWIEVGVDPSHLIPIEDNFWEIGAGPSGPDTEIFFDRGEAFDPENIGLRLLAEDIENDRYIEIWNIVLSQFNADPSVPRSEYKELPHKNIDTGAGLERLVAVIQGAKTNFETDLFMPIIREVEKLSGKVYDQDGDNMSFKVIADHIRSLSFAIGDGALPGNEGRGYVLRRLLRRASMHGQKLGINEPFLYKLVPTVGKIMESYYPEVLEKRDFIEKIVKSEEESFARTLHSGQHFAETIVADLKAKGQSIIAGQDVFKLYDTYGFPVELTEEIAEEAGMTVDREGFEAAMKEQQDRARASAVKGGSMGMQNETLQNITVESVFNYNASQLPSKLVAIVADNAEVEAVSEGTASLIFAETPFYAEMGGQVADHGQILDAAGNLVATVTDVQKAPNGQPLHTVEVHSPLNLNAEYTLAIDTDRRLRVMKNHTATHLLHAALHNILGNHATQAGSLNEVEFLRFDFTHFQAVTPEELRAIEQQVNEKIWEAIAVKTVETDIDTAKEMGAMALFGEKYGKAVRVVTIGDYSIELCGGTHLANTSEIGLFKIIKEEGIGSGTRRILAVTGKEAFEAYREQEDALKAIAATLKAPQLKEVPHKVEGLQEQLRQLQKENAELKEKAAAAAAGDVFKDAREVNGHRYIASQVSVSDAGALRTFADNWKQKDYSDLLVLVAAIGDKVNILVASKIKDIHAGNLVKELAPIVDGRGGGKPDMAMAGGSNQAKIQDLLDAVAGKL, from the coding sequence ATGAAACAACTATCTAGTGCTCAAGTACGCCAAATGTGGCTAGATTTCTGGGCAAGCAAAGGTCACTCTGTAGAACCATCAGTCAGCTTGGTTCCTGTAAATGACCCAACTCTTTTGTGGATTAACTCTGGGGTAGCAACCCTTAAGAAATACTTTGACGGAACCATTATCCCTGAAAATCCACGTATCACCAATGCGCAAAAAGCTATCCGTACCAACGACATCGAAAATGTTGGAAAAACGGCTCGCCACCATACCATGTTTGAAATGTTGGGGAACTTCTCTATCGGGGATTACTTCCGTGATGAAGCTATCACTTGGGCTTATGAGCTTTTGACAAGCCCAGAATGGTTTGATTTTCCTGCTGAAAAACTCTACATGACCTACTATCCAGATGATAAAGATTCTTACAACCGCTGGATTGAAGTGGGAGTGGATCCAAGTCACTTGATTCCAATCGAGGACAACTTCTGGGAAATCGGTGCAGGACCTTCTGGTCCTGATACAGAGATTTTCTTTGACCGTGGAGAAGCATTTGACCCAGAAAATATCGGTCTTCGCCTGCTTGCAGAGGATATCGAAAACGACCGTTACATCGAAATCTGGAACATCGTTTTGTCACAATTTAACGCAGACCCTTCTGTTCCTCGTAGCGAGTACAAGGAATTGCCACACAAGAACATTGATACGGGTGCTGGTTTGGAGCGTTTGGTGGCGGTGATCCAAGGAGCTAAGACAAACTTTGAAACTGACCTCTTCATGCCGATCATTCGTGAAGTTGAGAAATTGTCTGGGAAGGTTTACGATCAAGATGGCGACAACATGAGCTTTAAGGTCATCGCTGACCACATCCGTTCCCTTTCATTTGCCATCGGTGATGGAGCTCTTCCAGGAAATGAAGGCCGTGGTTATGTCCTTCGTCGTTTGCTCCGTCGTGCTTCTATGCACGGTCAAAAATTGGGCATCAACGAGCCTTTCCTTTACAAGCTCGTTCCAACTGTTGGAAAGATTATGGAAAGCTACTACCCAGAAGTGCTTGAAAAACGTGACTTTATCGAGAAAATCGTCAAGAGCGAAGAAGAGTCATTTGCCCGTACCCTTCATTCAGGTCAACACTTTGCAGAAACCATTGTAGCTGATTTGAAAGCGAAAGGTCAAAGCATTATCGCGGGGCAAGATGTCTTCAAACTCTACGACACTTACGGATTCCCAGTGGAGTTGACAGAAGAAATCGCTGAAGAAGCTGGTATGACTGTCGACCGTGAAGGTTTTGAAGCAGCCATGAAAGAACAGCAAGATCGTGCGCGTGCGTCAGCTGTCAAAGGCGGATCTATGGGGATGCAAAATGAAACCCTCCAAAACATTACAGTGGAAAGTGTCTTCAACTACAATGCCAGTCAATTGCCTTCTAAGTTGGTGGCTATCGTAGCTGACAATGCTGAAGTTGAAGCTGTTTCAGAAGGAACTGCCTCTCTTATCTTTGCGGAAACACCATTCTACGCTGAAATGGGTGGACAGGTAGCTGACCATGGTCAAATCTTGGATGCTGCAGGAAACCTTGTAGCTACAGTGACAGATGTTCAAAAAGCACCAAATGGACAACCACTCCATACGGTTGAAGTCCATTCTCCACTTAATTTGAATGCAGAATATACTTTGGCAATTGATACTGACCGTCGCCTTCGTGTCATGAAAAACCACACAGCAACTCACTTGCTCCATGCAGCCCTTCACAATATCCTTGGAAACCATGCAACACAAGCAGGATCCCTTAACGAAGTCGAATTCCTTCGCTTTGACTTCACACACTTCCAAGCAGTAACTCCTGAAGAATTGCGCGCCATTGAACAACAGGTCAATGAGAAAATCTGGGAAGCTATCGCAGTTAAGACTGTTGAGACAGACATTGATACGGCCAAGGAAATGGGAGCTATGGCCCTCTTTGGTGAAAAATATGGTAAAGCAGTTCGTGTTGTAACCATTGGTGACTACTCAATCGAGCTTTGTGGTGGTACCCACTTAGCCAACACTTCTGAGATAGGTCTCTTCAAGATTATCAAAGAAGAAGGGATCGGATCAGGAACTCGTCGTATCTTGGCAGTGACTGGTAAGGAAGCCTTTGAAGCCTACCGTGAGCAAGAAGACGCTCTTAAAGCCATTGCAGCTACTTTGAAAGCACCTCAACTCAAGGAAGTACCTCACAAAGTTGAAGGTCTTCAAGAGCAACTCCGTCAACTCCAAAAAGAAAATGCAGAATTGAAGGAAAAAGCTGCAGCAGCTGCTGCAGGTGATGTCTTCAAGGATGCGAGGGAGGTCAACGGCCACCGTTACATTGCTAGCCAAGTTTCTGTATCAGATGCAGGTGCCCTTCGTACCTTTGCAGATAACTGGAAACAAAAAGACTACTCTGACCTTCTTGTCTTAGTCGCAGCAATCGGTGACAAGGTCAACATCCTTGTTGCAAGCAAGATAAAAGACATCCACGCTGGTAACTTGGTTAAAGAATTGGCTCCAATCGTCGATGGACGTGGTGGTGGTAAACCAGACATGGCTATGGCAGGAGGAAGCAACCAAGCTAAGATTCAGGACTTGCTGGATGCCGTAGCAGGTAAATTGTAA
- a CDS encoding LURP-one-related family protein translates to MKTFLVKQKFRLGGERFDIKDDRGVVNYQVEGSFFQIPKTFTIYDAYGEQVSEISKEFFTLLPRFTIQLRNGSNFVIRKKLTFFRDKYEFDNLGLRIEGNIWDLNFKLLDDRDQVIAEIRKEIFHLTSTYTVTVYEDSYADLVISLCVAIDYVEMLESQSN, encoded by the coding sequence ATGAAGACATTTCTTGTCAAACAAAAGTTTCGTCTTGGAGGCGAACGTTTTGATATCAAGGATGACAGAGGAGTAGTGAACTATCAAGTGGAGGGATCTTTCTTCCAAATTCCTAAGACCTTTACCATCTATGACGCCTATGGTGAGCAAGTCAGTGAGATTAGTAAAGAATTTTTCACCTTGCTTCCTCGCTTTACTATTCAGCTACGAAACGGTTCCAATTTCGTTATTCGTAAGAAGTTGACCTTCTTTCGAGATAAGTATGAGTTTGACAATCTGGGGCTTCGTATCGAGGGCAATATCTGGGATTTGAATTTCAAATTGCTGGATGATCGTGACCAAGTGATTGCCGAGATTCGGAAAGAGATTTTCCATTTGACCTCAACTTACACCGTAACCGTCTATGAAGACTCTTATGCAGACCTAGTCATTTCCCTCTGTGTCGCGATTGACTATGTGGAGATGCTGGAAAGCCAATCAAATTAA
- a CDS encoding ABC transporter substrate-binding protein, protein MKKLYSFLAGIAAIILVLWGIATHLDSKINSRDSQKLVIYNWGDYIDPELLEKFTEETGIQVQYETFDSNEAMYTKIKQGGTTYDIAIPSEYMINKMKDEDLLVPLDYSKIEGIENIGPEFLNQSFDPGNKFSIPYFWGTLGIVYNETMVEEAPEHWDDLWKPEYKDSIMLFDGAREVLGLGLNSLGYSLNSKDPQQLEETVDKLYKLTPNIKAIVADEMKGYMIQNNAAIGVTFSGEARQMLEKNPNLKYVVPTEASNLWFDNMVIPKTVKNQDAAYAFINFMLKPENALKNAEYVGYSTPNLPAKEMLPEETREDKSFYPDADTMKHLEVYEKFDHKWTGKYSDLFLQFKMYRK, encoded by the coding sequence ATGAAAAAACTCTATTCATTTTTAGCAGGAATTGCAGCAATTATCCTTGTCTTATGGGGGATTGCGACTCATCTAGACAGTAAAATCAATAGCCGAGATAGTCAGAAATTGGTTATCTACAACTGGGGGGACTATATCGATCCAGAACTCTTGGAGAAATTCACAGAAGAAACAGGAATCCAAGTCCAGTACGAGACCTTTGACTCCAACGAGGCCATGTATACCAAGATCAAGCAGGGTGGAACGACCTACGACATTGCCATCCCAAGTGAGTACATGATCAACAAGATGAAGGACGAAGACCTCTTAGTTCCTCTTGATTATTCAAAAATTGAAGGAATCGAGAATATCGGACCAGAGTTCCTCAACCAGTCATTTGACCCGGGCAATAAATTCTCCATCCCGTACTTCTGGGGGACCTTGGGAATTGTCTACAATGAAACCATGGTAGAGGAGGCGCCTGAGCATTGGGATGACCTCTGGAAACCAGAATACAAGGATTCCATCATGCTCTTTGATGGGGCGCGTGAGGTGCTGGGACTCGGGCTTAACTCACTCGGTTACAGTCTCAACTCCAAGGATCCTCAGCAGCTGGAAGAGACAGTGGATAAGCTCTACAAACTGACTCCAAATATCAAGGCCATTGTGGCGGACGAGATGAAGGGTTACATGATTCAGAACAACGCTGCTATCGGTGTGACTTTCTCTGGGGAAGCTAGGCAGATGTTGGAGAAAAATCCTAACCTCAAGTATGTCGTTCCGACTGAGGCCAGCAATCTCTGGTTTGATAACATGGTCATTCCAAAAACCGTGAAAAACCAAGATGCGGCCTATGCCTTTATCAACTTTATGTTGAAACCCGAAAATGCTCTGAAAAATGCGGAGTATGTGGGCTATTCAACCCCAAACCTACCAGCCAAGGAAATGCTCCCAGAGGAGACTCGTGAGGACAAATCCTTCTATCCAGACGCTGATACCATGAAACATCTAGAAGTTTATGAGAAATTTGACCATAAATGGACAGGAAAATATAGCGACCTCTTCCTACAGTTTAAAATGTATCGGAAGTAG
- a CDS encoding ABC transporter permease — MKKFANLYLAFVFIVLYLPIFYLIGYAFNAGDDMNSFTGFSLSHFKTMFGDGRLMLILTQTFFLAFLAALIATIIGTFGAIYIYQSRKKYQEAFLSLNNILMVAPDVMIGASFLILFTQLKFSLGFLTVLSSHVAFSIPIVVLMVLPRLKEMNDDMIHAAYDLGASQFQMFKEIMLPYLTPSIIAGYFMAFTYSLDDFAVTFFVTGNGFSTLSVEIYSRARKGISLEINALSALVFLFSIILVVGYYFISREKEEQA, encoded by the coding sequence ATGAAAAAATTTGCGAATCTCTACCTAGCCTTTGTCTTTATCGTCCTTTATTTGCCAATTTTTTACTTGATTGGCTATGCATTTAATGCTGGCGATGATATGAATAGCTTTACAGGCTTTAGCTTGAGCCATTTTAAAACCATGTTTGGTGATGGTCGCCTCATGTTGATCCTCACCCAAACCTTTTTCTTGGCCTTTCTAGCTGCCTTGATTGCGACCATTATCGGGACTTTCGGTGCTATCTATATCTACCAGTCTCGTAAGAAATACCAAGAAGCCTTTCTATCACTCAATAATATCCTCATGGTTGCGCCTGACGTTATGATTGGTGCTAGCTTCTTGATTCTTTTTACCCAGCTTAAGTTTTCACTTGGCTTTTTGACGGTTCTATCTAGTCACGTGGCCTTTTCCATCCCTATCGTGGTCTTGATGGTTTTGCCTCGTCTCAAGGAGATGAATGATGACATGATTCATGCGGCCTATGACTTGGGTGCCAGCCAGTTTCAGATGTTTAAGGAAATCATGCTACCGTACCTGACTCCGTCTATCATTGCAGGTTATTTCATGGCCTTCACCTATTCGCTGGATGATTTTGCCGTGACCTTCTTTGTGACGGGAAATGGCTTTTCAACCCTGTCAGTCGAGATTTACTCTCGTGCTCGTAAGGGAATTTCGCTAGAAATCAATGCCCTCTCTGCCCTTGTCTTTCTCTTTAGTATTATCCTAGTTGTTGGCTATTACTTTATCTCACGTGAGAAGGAGGAGCAAGCATGA
- a CDS encoding ABC transporter permease, producing the protein MKKTTSKLFVVPYMLWIALFVLAPLVLIFGQSFFNIEGQFSLENYKSYFASQNLTYLKMSFNSVLYAGIVTLVTLFISYPTALFLTRLKHRQLWLMLIILPTWINLLLKAYAFIGIFGQNGSINQFLEFIGIGSQQLLFTDFSFIFVASYIELPFMILPIFNVLDDMDNNLINASYDLGATKWETFRHVIFPLSMNGVRSGVQSVFIPSLSLFMLTRLIGGNRVITLGTAIEQNFLTNDNYGMGSTIGVILILTMFITMWVTKERRER; encoded by the coding sequence ATGAAGAAAACAACCTCTAAACTCTTTGTAGTGCCCTACATGCTTTGGATAGCCCTCTTTGTTCTCGCACCCTTGGTCTTGATTTTCGGTCAATCCTTTTTCAACATTGAAGGCCAGTTTAGTTTAGAAAATTATAAATCCTACTTTGCGTCACAAAACTTGACCTATCTTAAAATGAGTTTCAACTCTGTGCTCTATGCTGGAATTGTGACCTTGGTAACACTTTTCATCAGCTATCCAACAGCCCTCTTTTTGACCCGTCTCAAGCACCGTCAACTCTGGCTCATGCTGATTATCCTGCCAACCTGGATCAATTTGCTCCTCAAGGCCTATGCCTTTATCGGGATTTTTGGTCAAAATGGCTCTATTAACCAATTTTTGGAATTCATCGGAATCGGTTCGCAGCAGTTGCTCTTTACGGACTTCTCCTTTATCTTTGTCGCAAGCTACATTGAGCTTCCCTTTATGATTTTGCCGATTTTCAATGTCTTGGATGATATGGATAACAATCTCATCAATGCCAGCTATGACCTCGGTGCGACCAAGTGGGAAACTTTCCGCCATGTCATCTTCCCTTTATCGATGAACGGGGTGAGAAGTGGTGTCCAATCAGTCTTTATCCCTAGTTTGAGTCTCTTCATGCTGACACGTTTGATTGGTGGGAACCGTGTTATCACGCTGGGAACGGCTATTGAGCAGAACTTTCTAACCAATGACAACTACGGTATGGGTTCTACCATTGGTGTGATCCTCATCCTGACCATGTTCATCACCATGTGGGTGACCAAGGAAAGGAGAGAACGATGA